The Actinocorallia herbida DNA window CGCCTTCGGCCGCGGCGGCCAGGGAGACTGACCCCGCCCCGCTCCCCGGCGCCGCCGCCCGCGGAAGGGGCGGCGGCGCCGGGCCGTGAGAACGACGGTGACCGGCGCAGCGGAGAAGTGCGGCGCGGCCGTCGCGCTGCTCCACCTCGGCGATGTTCCCGGCTACTGGAGACCGGTGCGGATCGAGGTGATGCGGTGGGTGTTGAAACCGAGCCAGTGCATGCGGCCGAGGTAGCGGGCGTGCTCGATTTTGAGGCAGAGGTCCATGATGACGGTGGTGCCGGAGTCTTCGGCCAGGTGGGCGGCGGCTTCGTTGATCACGCCGAACTGGCACCAGAGGGTGCCTGCGCCGATGGAGACGGTGTCCTCGGCGATGGCGGGGAGGGCGTCGGGGGCGCGGAAGACGTTGACGACGTCGACGGGGACGGGGATGTCGCGGAGGGTGGGGTAGGACTGCTCGCCCAGGATCTCTGGTTCGCGGGGGTTCACGGGGATGACGCGGTAGCCGTGGCGTTTGAGGTAGTAGCCGACGAAATGGCTGGCGCGGAGTTCGTTGCCGGAGAGGCCGACGACGGCGATGGTGCGGGCCGTGTGCAGGACGCGCTGGATGGTCTTCGGGTCCTGGTAGCGGGTCAGGTCGGTCATCTCGGCTGCGCCTTCCCTTCGGCGGACGTGGCGGCGGCGTGGGCGAAGCCCTGTTCCAGGTCCCAGATCAGGTCGGCGACGGATTCGGTGCCGACGGAGAGGCGGACCGTGCCGGGCCCGACCCCTGCCGCGCGCAGTTCGGC harbors:
- a CDS encoding CoA-binding protein: MTDLTRYQDPKTIQRVLHTARTIAVVGLSGNELRASHFVGYYLKRHGYRVIPVNPREPEILGEQSYPTLRDIPVPVDVVNVFRAPDALPAIAEDTVSIGAGTLWCQFGVINEAAAHLAEDSGTTVIMDLCLKIEHARYLGRMHWLGFNTHRITSIRTGLQ